The genomic DNA gttttttttcccttttttggcCAGAATATTTTACCTCGTAAATGGATTTCTCCACTTGTCAAAATGAAATAAGCTTTGTCTACCCGAAcaagataataataaaagaatgtttcttaaaagaagaaaagagaaattcaTTTTAGATTTGGCCGTTTTTCGTGAATTTTCGTTGCCATGATGAGGAGGCAATCAGTTCCTCTCGTCGACGTTCTTCCCCGGCAGCATTATTCTCTTCGTCCGTCAGCCATTGGCATGCCGTTCCAAATCTTCGGGCGCCGTTCACCATCAACCAGCAGCTCGAGGTCCTGTCATGGCGGTCCGCTGACCCCTTCCACCGATCTTCCCCCTCTACTGAAGTGGCGGCGAGTCAGGGAAGCTGTCATTTGTCTCCGACACGTTCGCATTTATTCCCACATTGTACCGTACGAGAATTATTCATCTGTCACTGCCTTTCCTTGCCGCATTATCTATATCATCCACAGGGCCCGGTCCATTGCTGAGCCAGGACGTTTGGTAGTTACTTtgttcctcctcttcctccaaaTTTTTCTCCTCTAGGGTTTGTGTGTGTCACTCTCCTTATAGTTTATCAGTGATCTGCCCGGATTTACAGCGATGGCGAAGAAGAGAATTGACAACATCGCAAAGCACAAGCAGCAACCACGGGGGCCGCCGCCCAAACGCCGCACtgatttctcaattttcctCTGCTCCTCCTTTGCTTCTGAAGCTTCTTCAGGTCTCGTAGAGATTGATTCTTGATTGGTTGCGTGAATTTTGACTGGAGTTGATTTGATTTCATCGAATTGGGTTCTCTGTACTGTCTTGGTTCGGATTGTCATGCTCTCACTCTGTAGAATTCTGCCATTGGCGTTTTGAGTTTAGCGGAGTTAGGGTAATTTTGTCGGGATTGCGCTTTATCTTTCTTGCAAAATCTTTCATAGTTCTGGTCTGTATACTCAGTTCAGTGGATGCATTCCAATGATCACTTATGTCGCGCTACTAGAAGTTTCGTGGCGATGGTGATATAGAAAGAATGCGCCATTGCATCATCATTGCAGTATATAGGGACATCACAATAACATCGCAGCCCGAGGATGTTTGAACAGCTGATGCCATTTGAATATGAAGACAGAGTTATCCTTATCTTAGGGGTTTTAATATGCAATGGAGCACGGAAGTTAATGGAACCTTGAAACTCCACAAGCAATAATCTTGCCATTATGCATGGCATTTGAAAATACAGGAGGCTTTCTTGAAGCTTGAAgtgtttttattttcctcCGTGTGAAGTTGATGGATGGTAATGAGATTTGTGTAAGTTCGTAGGTCTATGTTATCTAATGCATTTTGTCTCGACTGCAGATGCTTTCGCGGGATCATCGTCATATGCCAGAGATGGATTGTCCAATGTTGCCACGACTGGGTTAAACAAAGTCTATCACTTAAGAAAAGGACCATCAGGATCTACTCTCCTCCCGTGCAGCAACCAACCAGACATGAGAACTCAACCTTCTGATGGTCATTTGACGGGAACTGATCTAGTTGATCTGGATGAGCATGCTGAATCAGCCAGTAACTGGTAATTTGTTCTTACATTTGTGACTGAAACAGATTAAGGTCTTTCATTTTAGCTAGCATAAATttcgtattttattttatggtaGGATTTCTTTTAAGGGAAAGAAAGACCAAGTTGGCATATATTTTGAATCTTTTGTATTCCTGTTGTTCATctcattgaatattttatattatgtagGGATTTGTCAGCAGGAACTCGGGAGCATGAGGATTTGCAGATATTGGAATCACAGGCTACAACTAGCACTGGAGGATGCATGACACCAGTAAGTGTTATACACTGGAATAGATCTTGCGGAGCGTTGAAACATGCTTGATGCTGAAGCATgttctcataattttttttggagcGTAGATAGTCTATCTGCCTGTCAGGAATATAGAAGATAAAAGCATGTCAATGACATTTACACACACCCAAGCCCCAAGAAATATATCTTCAAATAGAATAGGCCATTGACGCTAAAGGAGACAATCCCCATTCTTCCCATTGGTGGACTTCTATAGTCAGTTCTTCCAGACACTTCTCAGAGATTGAGAACAAACCCATAGAACATTTCATAATGGTAATTGGCAATTGCGGTAACGCTTTGTGAGATTCATCATTGTAATCTTTTGTGCTTCTATTTGTCTCACCTGATCTTTCTCCTGCATAAAACTGACATGTCCGTTACTTTCTGGAATTCTGAGTGCCCTGGCTAGATTTCTTACCATAGTCAGAGAGGGCGTGCAATCTAATTTGATACTCCTTGGAATACGTTACAATCCAGCAGCGAGCCTTCTCTATGACTGTCCATTTTATCTCTCTGAACTCAatagtttttccttttgttttgttctCCAGTGCTTAAACGGAAGGGAAGCTGACACTGCAGATGGTTCTCAAGATTCTTCGAAACATGTATGAATACGAACTGGGTCCAAGAATTCCAATTCAAATCTGCCATTTTCAGAAACTGTTGTAGTAATGTCCATTTGTGATGCAGGTCTCAAATGAGAAGGACCGCGTAGGATTTCGCAGGCAGTTATTTAAGAGCCCTGATAAGAAGAATATCTCAAATCAGCAACAGCAGTCCTCGGGTAagttccctttctttttcacctttctaTGGTTTCTATCAAGCCgaagaaagaaatataaagGCACCTTAGTCAAAATTAGAAATGGGAAGCATTATGGAATTGCTTCGCTTTATCTCGATGTATTTTGAGTTGGTTTTGCGTATCTAGAAGATGCTTTAGAGTATATTACCCATGCAGTGCATCTTATATTCATCATACACAGCAATGTACTATTAGAAAGTTCATGCTTGAGATACAATACCTGAGCAAAAGAGATCACTATGATCTGGAGCCTTGATAAGCCATGACTTACGTGGAATGCTTGGGGGTTGGTTTCATTGTTCTCTAAATGCTTGAACAGGTAGAATGACTTCATCGAATTCAACTGAATTAGAAGACGAGTCATCCGAGAGAGGGAGGGGCAAAAGGAAACGGAAGCCTAAGCTTCACTTCGACGTAAGTTGAAGGACCAATAACGTAATTTCTCCTGCCACAATGTGAAATTTGACTCATTGCTCCATTCTCTTTGCAGGAGGAGTCAAATCTTCCCTTGAAATCTGCGAGAAAGGTTCGGCGGTTCAGGATAATGCGGTACCTTGGCCTCATGGCCCCGGTTGGCTCTCCTTTCTGAGTCATGTTTACGGCAAATTATAACCGGATGGGCCTCCTGCTAGAAAAAAGGGGGTTCTGCTAAACCATCCAGCGGTGCTGAGGAGGGGGATGCACGGTGCCCTTGGAGCTCCTTAGAAGCTCTCCATTTTCGTTGGTTATATATTATAGGATCCCTCGACATTAGGATCTTCGTTCTCATCAACAAGGCAATAAGTTACTTCTAAGTTTGAATAGATAGGAATACAGTTTTGATGCATGATATGCTTACGGGGAAGAGGGATATTATTGTTCGGTGTATAGTATACGTCCGGTATTCGTCTCACTTTTTGTGAAATTCTTCAGTTGTCTCATTTTTGTTCTTCGCACCATCAGTTCTTACATGAAATCGTTTATCAAATTGTCATGAATAAGTAGAGTTAGAGCTTGACCGATGCAATGAATTGGACCCTTGGGTCATCGAATCTATCtatatgtaatataaaaaACGGAGAGGGAGGTATGAGGCGGCGAGTTCGAGAAGTTCACACTCGGGAAAAAAGAAGTGCTTGTGAAGTTCACTCGTTCACTCTTTGGAATGTGAGTTGTTGTATTTGGTAAATATATCGAATGACGGGGGATGTAGATAATCATACAAAATTAGAGCCGATGTACTAAGCACGGAAATCACGCGTATAAAAGACGTTAGAAAAATCGAGTAAATATAATATGGCTTCATATATTTCTGAAATCAATAAAGAAAGATATCAACATTGATGTATTAGAAGTTGGAGGACACATTTAAAGTGGAGAGGGAGGGTGTGTCGAGAAAAAATATGGATGGGTAATTATTATAGGAAATTTACCCTTGCATCTTCAATCTAATGATTTCATTAATCAACGTATACGGTATATCTAGCATGGGCAATTTTGGCAATAAAAAGTAAGATGAAAGGTCCCATTCCAGCTTGGCAATAGTAGAGATATGATTTACTTTTACAGAAATAAACTATTGGTTATGTTATGAACATAGCGCAAGGATTTCATATACGCGTATATAGGCTAAGCAGGATAATTTCTCATAAATAACCCACAATCCGTAACCGACTCTTTGAACAGCTCATGGGCCTAagcccttctctctctcttcctctcatCCCCTTTCCTTGAGGAAGGCTCTCTCTCCCGATATAGGCCTTCCGGCACCGCCGGACATGGTTGTTCCTCGGCCGAGCGTCACCACCGCCCTAGAGCCTAGCTTTGTCAAGCCCCACAACTAAATCTTGTTGTAATATGAGAATTCCATCATAACTTCCCACCAACCAAATAATTTGAACcaaaatttcaatataaattCTCTCATTCTGTTAATAaacacactttttttttaatcaaaggAGGTGTACAGTACAATGACACATACCTAATACTCATGGCCGGGAGTATTAGGTGCATTTTTTTCGATACTCGTCATGGAAATACTCGTGaacctttattaattattatgatttatattttattattttaaatccaTTAGCTTCCTCTATAATCGAAAATACTCATTTTCTCATttgatctttttcttttttcttttcgtttcTTTTCAATTCTTGTAACTTTTactaaaattgatatataCAACTTAcacattatattttcattacGAGTCTAatgatatgtatatagataatattttCAGTAATAAAACTCACCCTATACACTGGGATTGAgttaatgaattatttttatgaacattataaattaaaattgtgcAATTAAGTATCCGATCTATGCAAAAAGATTGATTGTATTTGTTCAATATTTTTAGTGTACCTTTTTTATGGTGTACTTTGTTATTCAGATGCCCAATAAGGattgactaattcagttcgagccGAGATGACCCACCAAGGAGTAATTATTAATCtactttaataaaattaattaagtcgATTGATTGAAATCGCGCATTGAGCGATTTTACGGTCTAGCGCAAAATGATAATATGGTAAGTCCAAATTTTGGTGCCTACTAGACCGGTTGCCGAAACGACACCGTCCAATCCCGTCCCGCCAAATCATTTCTGCGGGAAATTCCAAATTCTCCCATTGGCACTGAAACTTGAATCCTTTAATACTCCCGCTTACTCAAAGCTCCATCCCATCCGTCCATCTCAGTTTGCGCCCATCCAACGGCAGAGACCCCTCGATCCGCGTCAATTCCAATCGACCAACCGCAGCGCTCCCCAGCCCCCCTATATAAGCAAAACCCCTCGGTCGCTCCTCTCCCCATCAGTACGCTTCGTCTTCAGCACTTCGTCTTCCACAGTCGAATTCCTCTCTTTTCACCGAACCCTCTCTCTCCCGAAACTCTCCGATGGCCCCGAAGACCGAGAAGAAGCCGGCCGAGAAGAAGCCAGCGGAGAAGGCCCCGGCCGAGAAGAAGCCCCGGGCTGAGAAGAAGCTCCCCAAGGAGGGCGGCGCGTCCTCCGccgacaagaagaagaagcggTCGAAGAAGAGCGTGGAGACCTACAAGATCTACATCTTCAAGGTCCTGAAGCAGGTCCACCCGGACATTGGGATCTCAAGCAAGGCCATGGGGATCATGAACAGCTTCATTAACGACATCTTCGAGAAGCTCGCCCAGGAGGCATCCCGCCTTGCCAGGTACAACAAGAAGCCCACCATCACCTCCCGCGAGATCCAGACCGCCGTCAGGCTCGTCCTCCCTGGCGAGCTCGCCAAGCACGCCGTGTCGGAGGGGACCAAGGCCGTCACCAAGTTCACCAGCTCTTAGGCTTTTTCATTCTAGGGTTCCGTCTCCGATACCGTGTAATTGGATTTAGATGATGATCATGCTTTCTATTAGTTACTAAGATATGTAATTGATGGGTTTTATTAGTGGCATATTTGGAAATTCGCTCGGCATTTTTGTCTAATGGTTTACTCCATTGACTATCCCGTTCCGTACGTCATTCTTCAGCCGCCGGGAGGTAAACAGGTCTTTTCGCTATTAGTCGAGCCCACTAGTCGGTCCATTGGGCTGATATTTGGTCCATGAGAATTCCATGGTTAATGGGCTCCCTACTTTGTCACGTGGGTTTGACGGGATGGTATGAATTGAGGCGCGCTCCCTGTCCAATCGTTGGGGGACAAATCGACCCGCTCGACGGGggttaaaatttaaataatatattaatattttttttaaagattactggaaaaataaaaaattcaattatggATCAACATAAGtgaaaaaaaacgaaaattaatatggataatttttttttttactgattatagaaaaaggagaaaaatccATGGGGACGGGGACGAAGGGGGGAGTGTCATGTCAGAAATAATACGCGCTAGCTGTTTTTATCCTACGGGCAAGTATTTCCGATCAAGTTCTCGCTGGCAATCTTCTCCGTGGCATTTTCCGGTGGTCTCTTACCTGGCAGTGGCAGGCATTTTCaactctttctctctcctctgtcccctcctcctccctccctGAATCTCTTTACattctcttcccttcttcgccttcttcatcttcacctCCTCAATTCTCTGGTTCCCTGCTCGGCGTAGTTCCCTCCATGGCTACTTCCAGCTCCGGGAATTCAGTTCCCGCGTCAGGTACCTTTCTCCCGCCCAATCATTATTCGGTTTCTCCGGTGACCTCGTCTCTGTCTTTCTGATTGGTTGGTTGATGGTTGGAAATTGCAGAGGCCGTGCAGGTCCTTGTCTCCGCGCTTGCCGATGAGTCCCTCTCCGTTCGCGTGGCCTCCATGGCCTCTCTCAAGGACATCGCTGCTCTGTATATCCCTCccatactctctctctctctctctcaattgTCATTTTCTCCTTACGCATTGGAGGCTCCCATGGAGCATGACAATGACATGACTAGTGTGCATTATGCAGGAATCCTCCTCTAGTTCTCGACTGCTGCTATGCTGTCTCTCGTGGTGGTCGTCGGGTACTCGCTGTGAATTTATGCTTGGTTTGGAATCTGCGTCCTTTGGTTAGTTACATGGAATGTCGGAGCTGTAACCGGGCTATGCTAATTGTTTGTTTCAGCGGTTCGGGAATATGGCGGGAATATTCCAGGTCATGTCAGTGGGAGTCCAAGCTCTGGAAGCAGGCGAAGTCGATTCCGTTTTCATGTCAAAGCTTGCTAAGCTTGCCACTACTGAGATGATCTCCTCTAAGGCACGTCTCTATCTTAATTGAGTTATTTACTCAGTCGCAGACATCATTACGATCTTGAACTGGTATATGGTAGGAATAACGGACTTAGCAGAAGTTTGCTGAGTTTGGTGAATCTACAGTAAGTATTTAGTATCAATCCTTCCCGCTAGTGAATGTGATGCATTAAGAGCTCCCTGAAGCTTTTTGATGCATTAGCTAATGCTACAGGCTACTCCTGGACTTTCTGTTTTGGTTCATTCAACATGAGTATTTTTGAACTCCGAGTATCTTTGTGTGTCTTCAGTCATTTCTAGATGCTGAGTCTTAGGCTTCTTCTCTAACCAACATTGGAAGAAGATGCTGCACAATAAAATGTATCAACTGCGGGTGGACTGTGTTCGAGCTCATCTGCTGTTTGGATGTTGCTGAAGGTTATCTGTGGGTTGTTCAGTGCTGGGGTTCCTCTGTTGGGATGTTAAGATTTATGCTGCTGTGGAGTATTAGGATGATGTAGGAAGGCTATTTCACGGTTCGTATTAAAGAAAATGCTTTCAGTCTCATTATATGGGCAATAGTAGCAATACCGATCTACTCTAGTAGATCATATGGATGTAGAAAAAGCTTCTGGTTGAAATTTTTGTTCGTTGGTGTTATTtcatattaataatttgttgGTTATCAAGCTAGAGTCGGCACTTATCATCTGTTATTTTCTGATTGCGAGCATCATTTTCTCATTATTAATCCCTGTGTTTTCCTGTTCCTCATTTCACTTAAAACTGTTGTTTCCTGTTAATACTTGATGTCCTCAACAGGAATTAAATGCAGACTGGCAAAGGGCTGCTTCAGGGTTACTTGTTTCCATAGGTTCCCACTTGCCTGACCTGGTAACTGATgatttaccatttttttttgctgctttAAATACAGGATTTTTGTCTAGTTTTTAGAAGAGCACTCCTAGCCATAAATCCTGCGATTCCCACTGGTATATGTGGAAATCTGATCCACCAAGCACTTTTAGTAAATTTTTGTGTTGGGCAGAAGTTATGCATGCTATCCATGAGAATCACTGGGACTAGACGGATACTTTTTGTTCTGTAGAATGTTCTTTGGAGCCTATATGAAAATGGATCTCCCTACTTATATTGGTAAAATTGgattttatatatgaaatcAAAGAAATCGGAACTTATGTAATACTTAACGGTCCACTGATGAGATTTGAAGTTTTATTTGGCTTTTTGCTCTGTCAGATGATGGAAGAAGTTTTTGTTCATTTTTCGGGGCCAAGTTCAGCTCTCCCTGCAATGGTCCAAATCCTGGCAGATTATGCCTCTGCAGATGGTTTGGAATCATTCTCTCTTCATGCTATATTCAATCTAGCACTTGAGCTTTCGAATGTTTTGTTTCTATACAGTGTTGAAGATATGTCAGTTTAAGCTAAACCTGCTTCCTACTTTGATTCAATTGAAGCGTTGCAGTTCACTCCAAGGCTTAAAGGCGTGCTCTCCCGAGTTTTACCCATCCTTGGGAATGTTCGAGATCCCCAACGACCAATTTTCGCAAATGGTATTTCAGACTTAACTTTGTTTCGTTAACTGAAAGCGTGTGTAGGAATGTCCGTGGTTAACAACTGCTCACGTATCGGGTTTGGCTTTATAATGTTTCTTAAGCTTGTGACACTCCATACTATTAATAGATTGGTTGATACCCACTGATTGCTACAAATTCTTAGAATGGTGATTGGGAATTCGTTATAGTTGACTGCCATTATCTTGTGAAAGTTATCTTCATTGGAAGACTTCATTTGAGAACGGCTTTACTCTTTTCCAGCGTTCAAATGTTGGTGTCAGGCTGTTCGGCAATATATTCTGGAATTTCCTTCTAAATCATCTTTTGATGGCGATGTAATGTGAGTCATTTTCTTCAAACCTTGTGAAGTTCATTGCTGTGAGGATATGCTCTAATACATGTTCTTTTTCTAGGTCATTCCTGAATTCTGCTTTTGAGCTTTTGTTAAGGGTGTGGGCGACTTCTCGAGATCTGAAggttcattttcttttttattatttattccaCATGCATTTTGGCTTTCTTATAAATCCTCTGCACATATTTGCGTTTTCTCTGTAGCTCTTTCAAGTAAAATGCTGTCATTTGGCAAGTAGTTGtgaatttcattttctaaacATGGCGTCTGTTTTAAATAGAAATGGTAAAAGCTTATTGGCAATTCTAAACATGTTTCCTGGTTGTAAAAAACAGAAATGAATGAAAGCTTATTTGGCAAGCTAGATTGGAAATGCTACTTCCAATCATCTCCCAAAGACAGTTCAGGTTCTTTTGTTGGCTTCTACTAAAGTTGATCTCTTGTTTGGCCAATGTAGGTTCATACATCTTCTGTTGAAGCATTAGGGCAGATGGTTGGCCTTATCTCCCGGACCCAATTGAAGGCAGCTTTGCCAAAACTTGTGCCAACAATTTTGGAGTTGTAAGATTTCACTCTTTCCATTTGCTAAAACTATTTCTGCTGCTGCCGCTGCTGTCAGCAGATACTTTccagatatatagatatatgtttACGTATATTCCATGCATATGTATTTGCAGCATTAATCATGTTTATGTAATATATGTGGACTTGTAACTGTTGACATTTGTGGGGCAACTTCTTTCCTATTTCCACTAATCAGGTataagagagagaaggaaataGCTTATTTGGCCACGTGCAGTCTTTACAATGTCTTGTATTCCTCCCTCATGTCTGAAAGTGGTCCTCCTATGCTTGATTTTGAGGTAATTTAAGCATCATTGCTTTGATTTCATTTCCCACTGATCATATATGATCGTACCAATTAAACTTCACAAAACATGTTCTAACTTCTACCATAATCCTGCGTGCCGGATTGCAGGATCTTACTGTCATACTATCAACACTTCTTCCAGTTGTCTGTGTAAATAATGAGAGTAAAGACCGCTCTGATTTCTCAATGGGATTGAAGGTGAGATCAAGTGATGGTGGACCCTTAACTTACTTTGCAGATGATGTCATACATTTATGTTATATATTCTCTTCATAATTGTAATGCCTCTTGAACTTGGTCAGTGGAATCTATCTTCTATTGTCTACAATAtattagggtgtgtttggtttcggAATAATATTCATTACTCTACTccactttaactctacttatctttaattcaacgacacaattattattttttcttttttcttcaatttttttttatcttaactaccattcaattcaatttttaatactaaattctctcaactattcattaccttttccacaattcaacaacacgatcattactttctctcaactattcattactttttcccactttttcccataattcagcaacacaatcattacaaccctaaataaatataattattcgTAGTTGGAATGGAGTGGAGTTAAACCCCACTCCATTCCCATTGCAAGCATCAAAATGAGAGTAGTGAAGTTTTGTAGTCTGACCATCAAGACCAATTGACATAATCTTAGCTTCTacaaaatatacaaaaatacaacaaattcCAAACATGACAGATGAGATCTTTTGTTTTGCATTCTCGCTGTCAAAACCAACAGACATAAGCGTAGCTACTGTTATTTATTTCTAGTAGTATTTATTTTGgtgtttaatttctttttttgataagtataTCGGTGTTTACTGTAGAAGGTTGTGCTCAAGAAAGTTAAAGGTAAATGGGACAGTATTTTATAGATTTGTCCGGTCttattcttcaaatttttgcttttcttgCATTGCAGACCTATAATGAAGTTCAACGTTGCTTTTTGGCTGTCGGAATTGTATATCCAGAAGACTTATTTGTATTTCTTATGAATGTAAGTGCCATTATGTAGCAAATATTGAATACTTTATGCTGGTTCTTCAGTGTCTCTTTTGTTTCCGTCAGTTTAATGGATATGACCTTCAGGGACTCATTTTCTGAATGTCAcacaataatttattttttgttgtcATATTTCTGTTATCAGAAGTGCAGGCTGAAGGAAGAACCTTTGACTTTTGGGGCACTTTGTGTGTTAAAGCATCTCTTGCCCAGGTCTGTAGTTTGCCCTTTCAATttgtccatatatatatatatattgatatagtTAGGGGACATACCAGTGACAATGAGGTAATGCTAGAtgctccaagtggtcggaaaCATATAAATACGTCCCTATCTTATGCTTTCAGTTTCAGACCTAAAAGTGGCCTAAATTGCGCAAGTTCAAATATTCTTGGTGAAGGATTATGGTTTCAAAATTGACTACAAAGCTCTATAATACCAAGTTACTGCCATAGCAGTCAGTTTTCATAACTAACCTTGTGCCGGCTGCTGGTTAAGAATGGTCTGAGGGTACTGATATTGGAGGGGTTTAGCAGCTCCAGAGGAGCCGTTATAATGCTAGTCCATGCAGCTTTATCAGCACAAATATTTAACCATTAAGCAACCAAGAGAAGCCAACTTTGGTCTTTGCTATTGTAttaacattaatttgtaatatgaaaacaaataaTTACATCAGGCAACTATGCGATGGCCGTGGACCACTATAGCGTACTAATTGATCCTAATCAATTGAATAACCCCATTCCATTAGGCAGTCATTCATTGCAAACCTGTTCTGAATCCTCCTAATTTTCCTCATTTTGCCATTGCTAGGAAGATAATTCCAGTTATCCTGTGGACGTGGGAACTTGGAATGGATCAATAATTTTGGCATGTGTTTGTTTGGTTAGATGTTTCCTGACATATAATCCAGTTATGCCACATTTGTGGCTTTGTTGTATTAACATAATTTGACTGGGTGTACTTGTAAAAACCACCAGCAATATTAGATATTTGTTTACAATTTGAACTAAGGGTAACCTCCTACAATCTAAACTTGTTGCTTAAAAGAGTTTAAACTGCTTGATATTCCATttgaaggttg from Punica granatum isolate Tunisia-2019 chromosome 2, ASM765513v2, whole genome shotgun sequence includes the following:
- the LOC116194139 gene encoding uncharacterized protein LOC116194139, encoding MAKKRIDNIAKHKQQPRGPPPKRRTDFSIFLCSSFASEASSDAFAGSSSYARDGLSNVATTGLNKVYHLRKGPSGSTLLPCSNQPDMRTQPSDGHLTGTDLVDLDEHAESASNWDLSAGTREHEDLQILESQATTSTGGCMTPCLNGREADTADGSQDSSKHVSNEKDRVGFRRQLFKSPDKKNISNQQQQSSGRMTSSNSTELEDESSERGRGKRKRKPKLHFDEESNLPLKSARKVRRFRIMRYLGLMAPVGSPF
- the LOC116193765 gene encoding histone H2B; the encoded protein is MAPKTEKKPAEKKPAEKAPAEKKPRAEKKLPKEGGASSADKKKKRSKKSVETYKIYIFKVLKQVHPDIGISSKAMGIMNSFINDIFEKLAQEASRLARYNKKPTITSREIQTAVRLVLPGELAKHAVSEGTKAVTKFTSS